The window TATCAGTTGCAAATCAAAAGGGTGGCGTTGGAAAAACAACGACTACAGTCAATTTAGGTGCGTGTTTAGCCTATTATGGGAAAAAAATCTTGTTGGTTGACATTGATGCACAAGGAAATGCCACCAGTGGATTAGGCGTACGTAAAGCCGACGTTGAAAAAGATATTTATGATATTTTAGTGAATGAAACTCCAGTTGAAGAAGTTGTTATTCAGACTTCAAGAGAGAATCTTTGGATTATTCCAGCTACGATTCAATTAGCCGGGGCAGAGATTGAGCTGACTACCCAAATGGCAAGAGAATCACGTTTAAAACAAGCATTAGCGCAAGTAACCGACCAATATGACTATATATTAATTGATTGCCCTCCTTCGTTGGGACATTTAACAATTAATTCATTTACAGCTAGCGATTCAATTTTAATTCCTGTTCAGTGTGAATATTACGCATTGGAAGGGCTTAGTCAATTGCTCAATACCGTTCGTTTAGTTCAAAAGCATTTTAATCCTGATTTGAAGATTGAGGGAGTGTTGTTAACGATGTTAGATGCTCGTACGAATTTAGGCTATGAAGTTGTCGATGAAGTAAAAAAATATTTCCGTGAACGAGTATACAAAACCATTATTCCACGCAACATTCGTTTGTCAGAAGCACCAAGTCATGGCTTATCGATTATTGATTACGATCCACGTTCAAGAGGCGCAGAAGTATATCTAGAGTTAGCAAAGGAAGTGTTAGCAAATGGTCAATAAAAATAGCAAAGGCTTAGGTAGAGGAATTGATGCCCTTTTTGGGGACTATTCAGAGCTTGATGAGATTGATGTAACCAATGAACTAGTTAAAGAACTCCCTTTAGATGAAATTCGTCCAAATCCTTACCAACCACGTAAAACATTTGATGAAGAAGCCTTGAATGAACTGGCTGATTCGATTCGTAACTCTGGTGTTTTTCAACCGATTATTGTCCGTGAATCAACAATTA is drawn from Carnobacterium gallinarum DSM 4847 and contains these coding sequences:
- a CDS encoding ParA family protein, which produces MARIISVANQKGGVGKTTTTVNLGACLAYYGKKILLVDIDAQGNATSGLGVRKADVEKDIYDILVNETPVEEVVIQTSRENLWIIPATIQLAGAEIELTTQMARESRLKQALAQVTDQYDYILIDCPPSLGHLTINSFTASDSILIPVQCEYYALEGLSQLLNTVRLVQKHFNPDLKIEGVLLTMLDARTNLGYEVVDEVKKYFRERVYKTIIPRNIRLSEAPSHGLSIIDYDPRSRGAEVYLELAKEVLANGQ